GGTGGGGTTCGGGGCGAAGCCCTGACAAAGGCTTTCATATCCAGGCTTTTCTTGAGAAGGTACTGAATAATTACCGTTGACGAATCATTCGCTGGGCCGACAGAGCTTCCCATTCCAAGCAGGCTGGAGGAACCGATTGCCATGACACCCTTCAATGCGCCGGTGGCCTTTGTGCCGGGTGCAAAATCGTTGCAGAGCCGATTGCCCGCAGAGAAAACGCCGTCGAATTCATCGGCGGAGCGGTTCAAGGATTGCCTGCACCATGCCGTTGCCAAGGCGGATCGGCAGGAGGCCCAGCAGGCAGACAGGGTTGAAGAGACAACCCAGGAACGCGCTCTGGTTGCGGACCGGTCGGAAGAGAAAAGGGCATCTGCAGATCGGGTGCAGGAACAGCAACGCTCCTCCCAGGACAGTGTTCCAGCCGAGACGAAGTCGCCAGCGGGGCAGGGCAGCAGGGCGAGTGAGGAGGGGGGGCGGGTCTCCCGTGCGGAGACGACCGGGGCGGTGAAGGTGCATCCAGCGGAAACACAAGCGGATCCGCAGGGTGGTGTGGCCGCCCCTGTCCAGATGGGACAACAAGGGGTGCCTCTGGGGTGGTTGCAGGGGCAGTTTGCCTTGGGTTTTTGCGGGGTTGTCCCTGAAGGTGGGGAAATTCAGATGCCCGTGGGTCGTGGCCAGGAACAGATGGAGGCCTTGTTGCAGGGAGTTCTTGGCGCCAGGCAGGGTGGCGGTCCCATGGGTGAGGTGAAGTTGGCTCAAGTCGAAAATTTGACGTTGGGCACGGTTGCCGGGCCGACCGGAAGCAGCAACGTCGGAGATGCCGGCTTCAAACTTCCGGATGGCATCTCCCTGGCGGCGGAGACGGCCAAAATTTCCAGGGACATGAGCAAAAGCGACAATGTTCCCCGCTTGACGCTCACGGCGACAAAGCCGGATTTTGCCCAGGAGATGGCGGACAATATTGGCCGTTTGCGCATGATTTCCCGTCCGGGAATGCCGGAACAGGTGCGGATTACGTTGGATCCGCAAGATTTGGGTGAGCTGCATGTGCGTCTGCAAATGGACAAAAATCAACAAGTCCACGTCACGATCATGGCTGGAACCGATGCGGCCAGGGATTTGTTGACCCGGGATCTGCCGCAACTGCAACAGGCATTTGCCAACAACAATTTGGGGTTTGGCGGGTTGACGGTCAACGTCGGAACCCAATCCCATCAGGGTGGTGGCGAGGGGTGGCGTGATGGTGGCCGGGAGGGGCATGCCGGGGCGCAGGAAGAGAAGGAGGTCAAGGGCCTGGATCCCATGGCGGGCCGTGCCGGGTGGCGGACATCGCCCGAGATGGGGGAGCGCGCACTGAACCTTTTTGCCTGAGGGGATGAAATGATTCGGCAAATGTTGCCCTGAGGGTACCCGGCCACGCTCG
This sequence is a window from Magnetococcales bacterium. Protein-coding genes within it:
- a CDS encoding flagellar hook-length control protein FliK — encoded protein: MTPFNAPVAFVPGAKSLQSRLPAEKTPSNSSAERFKDCLHHAVAKADRQEAQQADRVEETTQERALVADRSEEKRASADRVQEQQRSSQDSVPAETKSPAGQGSRASEEGGRVSRAETTGAVKVHPAETQADPQGGVAAPVQMGQQGVPLGWLQGQFALGFCGVVPEGGEIQMPVGRGQEQMEALLQGVLGARQGGGPMGEVKLAQVENLTLGTVAGPTGSSNVGDAGFKLPDGISLAAETAKISRDMSKSDNVPRLTLTATKPDFAQEMADNIGRLRMISRPGMPEQVRITLDPQDLGELHVRLQMDKNQQVHVTIMAGTDAARDLLTRDLPQLQQAFANNNLGFGGLTVNVGTQSHQGGGEGWRDGGREGHAGAQEEKEVKGLDPMAGRAGWRTSPEMGERALNLFA